One Panicum virgatum strain AP13 chromosome 3N, P.virgatum_v5, whole genome shotgun sequence DNA segment encodes these proteins:
- the LOC120666181 gene encoding disease resistance protein PIK6-NP-like isoform X2, which produces MADLTHGAVDSLLGVLSAAIKDEAQLLGGVKGDIQFIKDEMDSMNGFLLHLTKSGDDHDDQQRAWMKQVRDIAYIAQDCIELYMRDLAPPDAGFWPQLRHAVVLLRTLPARRRLATRIRDLKVRVRDVGERRQRYGVTVPVVTRGRPAAVLGGKTAGELSTPLVDMDAGEASFENAIALLPEEIKSVTKAIQTALAEGQHEMDQDSSTSTICMEMLLRTLHVSPQGQGRVSKEELDNLRAASGSDSGADLPKQVMVLCYRKLSRDHKSCLQYLTAFLEEKSISRTSLVRRWAAERLVAKDDDKQSYEQAAEMCFGDLLFRGFISPADRGAAGKVKSCEMRDLVKKFVSEISKSENFEGSQLPAHLDNQLRIRHMVAKQQKIKHKEPDQQALQDHGICGLLPIPGKEDDRSVSAADRKKLEKSIDKQLNHLRSLPRTYRLNVMDLGGCRGLKKRHLKTISKLVTLKYLSLRNADVSGLPSQIQALQLLETLDIRQTKIHGPDTKRIGLRKLKHLLAGDKNPSSDGEPICTVRMPANISKMTDMEVLSHVEISHGNELSEVGGLKKLRKLGVLLPGREQDIKDLRREISKMAGRLRSLSIWIKKGTLSDAASLDNGESDGTFVTPVKLESLSINGMGTSGLPSWVAADLTSCLSKITLCDTNLTAQKLENVVSRLPGLLCLRLRRGSYKEDALAFRAVGFRALRFLLLEGAGITKLTFEENSGPRIEKIVWSMMMNADGAARASATGLEHLPGLKQLVLPEGAIAKHPKSHVIVIRRP; this is translated from the exons atggctgACCTGACCCACGGCGCCGTGGACTCGCTGCTGGGCGTCCTGTCCGCGGCGATCAAGGACGAGGCGCAGCTCCTCGGCGGCGTCAAGGGCGACATCCAGTTCATCAAGGACGAGATGGACAGCATGAACGGCTTCCTCCTCCACCTCACCAAGTCCGGCGACGACCACGACGACCAGCAGCGCGCGTGGATGAAGCAGGTCCGCGATATCGCCTACATCGCGCAGGACTGCATCGAGCTCTACATGCGCGACCTCGCCCCGCCCGACGCGGGCTTCTGGCCTCAGCTGCGCCACGCCGTCGTCCTCCTCAGGACcctgccggcgcgccgccggctcgcCACCAGGATCCGCGACCTCAAGGTCCGGGTGCGCGACGTCGGCGAGAGGCGGCAGCGCTACGGCGTCACCGTCCCCGTGGTGACGAGGGGGAggcccgccgccgtccttgGTGGCAagaccgccggcgagctcagcacGCCGCTTGTTGACATGGATGCTGGAGAAGCATCTTTCGAGAATGCCATCGCGTTGCTTCCGGAGGAAATCAAGTCCGTGACAAAAGCAATACAAACTGCTCTAGCCGAGGGACAACATGAGATGGATCAAGATAGTTCTACTTCTACCATCTGCATGGAGATGCTCCTCCGCACTCTCCATGTATCTCCTCAAGGTCAAGGCCGCGTGAGCAAGGAAGAACTCGACAACCTCCGTGCCGCATCCGGATCCGACAGCGGCGCGGATCTCCCCAAGCAAGTGATGGTCCTCTGCTACAGAAAGCTGTCCAGGGATCACAAGAGCTGCCTGCAGTATCTGACTGCATTCCTGGAAGAGAAAAGCATCAGCAGGACAAGCTTGGTCAGGCGGTGGGCGGCCGAGCGACTGGTGGCCAAGGACGATGACAAGCAGTCGTACGAGCAGGCAGCCGAGATGTGCTTCGGCGACCTCCTCTTCCGAGGCTTCATCTCTCCGGCcgaccgcggcgccgccggcaaagTCAAGAGCTGCGAGATGAGAGATCTGGTCAAGAAATTCGTCAGTGAAATCTCCAAGAGCGAGAACTTTGAGGGAAGCCAGTTGCCGGCTCACCTTGACAACCAGCTTCGCATCCGTCACATGGTCGCCAAGCAGCAGAAAATAAAGCACAAGGAACCAGATCAACAAGCCCTCCAGGATCATGGCATCTGCGGGCTTCTTCCCATCCCAGGAAAGGAGGACGACAGGTCCGTGTCAGCGGCGGACAGGAAGAAGCTAGAGAAATCCATCGACAAGCAGCTAAATCATTTGAGATCACTCCCCAGAACCTATCGACTGAATGTCATGGATCTTGGAGGTTGCAGGGGCCTGAAGAAGCGCCACCTGAAGACCATCAGCAAGTTGGTGACGCTCAAGTATCTGAGCCTCCGGAACGCAGATGTTTCCGGTCTGCCCAGTCAAATCCAAGCGCTCCAGCTGCTGGAGACCCTGGACATTCGGCAAACCAAGATCCATGGCCCCGACACAAAGCGCATCGGTCTGCGCAAGCTGAAGCATCTTCTTGCCGGTGACAAGAATCCTTCTAGTGATGGGGAGCCGATCTGCACCGTGAGGATGCCAGCCAACATCAGTAAGATGACCGACATGGAG GTACTGTCCCATGTGGAAATTTCTCACGGCAACGAGCTTAGCGAAGTCGGGGGTCTGAAAAAGCTAAGGAAGCTCGGCGTGCTCCTCCCCGGACGCGAGCAAGACATCAAGGACCTGCGCCGAGAGATTTCCAAGATGGCCGGACGCCTGCGCTCCCTGTCCATCTGGATCAAAAAGGGTACGCTCTCCGACGCCGCTTCTCTCGACAATGGCGAGAGCGACGGCACGTTCGTGACGCCGGTGAAGCTCGAGAGCCTAAGCATCAACGGCATGGGAACATCTGGATTGCCAAGCTGGGTCGCAGCAGACCTGACGAGCTGCCTCTCCAAGATCACACTGTGCGACACAAATCTGACGGCCCAGAAGCTGGAGAACGTCGTCAGCAGgctccccggcctgctctgCCTCAGGCTCCGCCGCGGGTCGTACAAGGAAGACGCGCTCGCCTTCAGGGCGGTGGGATTCAGGGCGCTCAGGTTCCTCCTGCTCGAGGGCGCCGGCATCACCAAGCTCACCTTCGAGGAGAACTCGGGTCCTCGGATCGAGAAGATCGTCTGGTCCATGATGATGAACGCCGACGGCGCCGCCAGAGCTTCGGCCACCGGACTCGAGCACCTCCCAGGGCTGAAACAGCTGGTGCTACCTGAAGGTGCCATTGCAAAACACCCAAAGAGTCATGTCATTGTCATCAGACGTCCTTAG
- the LOC120666181 gene encoding disease resistance protein PIK6-NP-like isoform X1 — MADLTHGAVDSLLGVLSAAIKDEAQLLGGVKGDIQFIKDEMDSMNGFLLHLTKSGDDHDDQQRAWMKQVRDIAYIAQDCIELYMRDLAPPDAGFWPQLRHAVVLLRTLPARRRLATRIRDLKVRVRDVGERRQRYGVTVPVVTRGRPAAVLGGKTAGELSTPLVDMDAGEASFENAIALLPEEIKSVTKAIQTALAEGQHEMDQDSSTSTICMEMLLRTLHVSPQGQGRVSKEELDNLRAASGSDSGADLPKQVMVLCYRKLSRDHKSCLQYLTAFLEEKSISRTSLVRRWAAERLVAKDDDKQSYEQAAEMCFGDLLFRGFISPADRGAAGKVKSCEMRDLVKKFVSEISKSENFEGSQLPAHLDNQLRIRHMVAKQQKIKHKEPDQQALQDHGICGLLPIPGKEDDRSVSAADRKKLEKSIDKQLNHLRSLPRTYRLNVMDLGGCRGLKKRHLKTISKLVTLKYLSLRNADVSGLPSQIQALQLLETLDIRQTKIHGPDTKRIGLRKLKHLLAGDKNPSSDGEPICTVRMPANISKMTDMEVRVLSHVEISHGNELSEVGGLKKLRKLGVLLPGREQDIKDLRREISKMAGRLRSLSIWIKKGTLSDAASLDNGESDGTFVTPVKLESLSINGMGTSGLPSWVAADLTSCLSKITLCDTNLTAQKLENVVSRLPGLLCLRLRRGSYKEDALAFRAVGFRALRFLLLEGAGITKLTFEENSGPRIEKIVWSMMMNADGAARASATGLEHLPGLKQLVLPEGAIAKHPKSHVIVIRRP, encoded by the exons atggctgACCTGACCCACGGCGCCGTGGACTCGCTGCTGGGCGTCCTGTCCGCGGCGATCAAGGACGAGGCGCAGCTCCTCGGCGGCGTCAAGGGCGACATCCAGTTCATCAAGGACGAGATGGACAGCATGAACGGCTTCCTCCTCCACCTCACCAAGTCCGGCGACGACCACGACGACCAGCAGCGCGCGTGGATGAAGCAGGTCCGCGATATCGCCTACATCGCGCAGGACTGCATCGAGCTCTACATGCGCGACCTCGCCCCGCCCGACGCGGGCTTCTGGCCTCAGCTGCGCCACGCCGTCGTCCTCCTCAGGACcctgccggcgcgccgccggctcgcCACCAGGATCCGCGACCTCAAGGTCCGGGTGCGCGACGTCGGCGAGAGGCGGCAGCGCTACGGCGTCACCGTCCCCGTGGTGACGAGGGGGAggcccgccgccgtccttgGTGGCAagaccgccggcgagctcagcacGCCGCTTGTTGACATGGATGCTGGAGAAGCATCTTTCGAGAATGCCATCGCGTTGCTTCCGGAGGAAATCAAGTCCGTGACAAAAGCAATACAAACTGCTCTAGCCGAGGGACAACATGAGATGGATCAAGATAGTTCTACTTCTACCATCTGCATGGAGATGCTCCTCCGCACTCTCCATGTATCTCCTCAAGGTCAAGGCCGCGTGAGCAAGGAAGAACTCGACAACCTCCGTGCCGCATCCGGATCCGACAGCGGCGCGGATCTCCCCAAGCAAGTGATGGTCCTCTGCTACAGAAAGCTGTCCAGGGATCACAAGAGCTGCCTGCAGTATCTGACTGCATTCCTGGAAGAGAAAAGCATCAGCAGGACAAGCTTGGTCAGGCGGTGGGCGGCCGAGCGACTGGTGGCCAAGGACGATGACAAGCAGTCGTACGAGCAGGCAGCCGAGATGTGCTTCGGCGACCTCCTCTTCCGAGGCTTCATCTCTCCGGCcgaccgcggcgccgccggcaaagTCAAGAGCTGCGAGATGAGAGATCTGGTCAAGAAATTCGTCAGTGAAATCTCCAAGAGCGAGAACTTTGAGGGAAGCCAGTTGCCGGCTCACCTTGACAACCAGCTTCGCATCCGTCACATGGTCGCCAAGCAGCAGAAAATAAAGCACAAGGAACCAGATCAACAAGCCCTCCAGGATCATGGCATCTGCGGGCTTCTTCCCATCCCAGGAAAGGAGGACGACAGGTCCGTGTCAGCGGCGGACAGGAAGAAGCTAGAGAAATCCATCGACAAGCAGCTAAATCATTTGAGATCACTCCCCAGAACCTATCGACTGAATGTCATGGATCTTGGAGGTTGCAGGGGCCTGAAGAAGCGCCACCTGAAGACCATCAGCAAGTTGGTGACGCTCAAGTATCTGAGCCTCCGGAACGCAGATGTTTCCGGTCTGCCCAGTCAAATCCAAGCGCTCCAGCTGCTGGAGACCCTGGACATTCGGCAAACCAAGATCCATGGCCCCGACACAAAGCGCATCGGTCTGCGCAAGCTGAAGCATCTTCTTGCCGGTGACAAGAATCCTTCTAGTGATGGGGAGCCGATCTGCACCGTGAGGATGCCAGCCAACATCAGTAAGATGACCGACATGGAGGTACGC GTACTGTCCCATGTGGAAATTTCTCACGGCAACGAGCTTAGCGAAGTCGGGGGTCTGAAAAAGCTAAGGAAGCTCGGCGTGCTCCTCCCCGGACGCGAGCAAGACATCAAGGACCTGCGCCGAGAGATTTCCAAGATGGCCGGACGCCTGCGCTCCCTGTCCATCTGGATCAAAAAGGGTACGCTCTCCGACGCCGCTTCTCTCGACAATGGCGAGAGCGACGGCACGTTCGTGACGCCGGTGAAGCTCGAGAGCCTAAGCATCAACGGCATGGGAACATCTGGATTGCCAAGCTGGGTCGCAGCAGACCTGACGAGCTGCCTCTCCAAGATCACACTGTGCGACACAAATCTGACGGCCCAGAAGCTGGAGAACGTCGTCAGCAGgctccccggcctgctctgCCTCAGGCTCCGCCGCGGGTCGTACAAGGAAGACGCGCTCGCCTTCAGGGCGGTGGGATTCAGGGCGCTCAGGTTCCTCCTGCTCGAGGGCGCCGGCATCACCAAGCTCACCTTCGAGGAGAACTCGGGTCCTCGGATCGAGAAGATCGTCTGGTCCATGATGATGAACGCCGACGGCGCCGCCAGAGCTTCGGCCACCGGACTCGAGCACCTCCCAGGGCTGAAACAGCTGGTGCTACCTGAAGGTGCCATTGCAAAACACCCAAAGAGTCATGTCATTGTCATCAGACGTCCTTAG
- the LOC120667892 gene encoding uncharacterized protein LOC120667892: ILVVCEYLDVFPEDLPGMPSDRDIEFVIELQPVTIKNKYPLPRIDILFDQLAGAKVFSKIDLRSGYRQIKIRPVDIPKTAFSTHYGLYEYLVMSFGLTNAPAYFMYLMNSVFMPELDKFVVVFINDILIYSKNEEEHAHHLRIPMTELLKKGVKFYWSAQCEEAFQKLKTLLTLAPILAQPDTTKPFDVYCDASGTGLGCVLMQENRVIAYASRSLKHHEENYPTHDLELAASLKYLFTQADLNMRQRRWLELIKDYELEVHYHPGKANVVADALSREWKWEDISMDFIVGLPRTQKGYDSIWVVVDRLTKSAHFLPVKTTYLTKQYAELYMDRILCLHGVPKTIISDRGTQFVARFLEQLHACLGTHLIRSSAYHPQTDGQTERINQILEDMLRACVLTYPQKWDQCLPLAEFSYNNSYQESIKMAPFEALYGRRCRTPLNWFETGERTIFGPDMVQEAEEQVRLIQANLKIAQSRQKSYADKRRDPLVFKVGDHVYLKVSPWKGVQRFGIKGKLAPRYIGPYPIVERCGPVAYRLNLPVNLSVVHNIFHVSQLRLCLRVPTEAVESDSIQLESDLTYPEHPIKIIDRKDRVTRRT, encoded by the exons attctggtggtttgtgaataccttGATGTGTTCCCGGAagacttgccaggcatgccttccgatcgggatattgagtttgtcattgagttacagcccg tcaccatcaaaaacaaatatccactccctcgtattgatattctttttgatcaactagccggagctaaggtattctcaaaaatagatcttcgatctggctatcgtcagataaaaatcagaccggtggatataccaaaaacagccttCTCTACTCATTATGGGttatacgagtatttggtgatgtcctttggattaaccaatgctccagcttatttcatgtacctcatgaattcggtattcatgccggagttagacaagttcgtcgtggtcttcattaatgatatcttgatctactccaagaatgaggaagaacatgctcatcatcttcgcata ccaatgactgaacttcttaagaagggtgtcaaattctattggagtgctcaatgtgaggaagctttccagaaattgaaaacacttctcactttggctccaatcttggcccagcctgatactacaaaaccattcgatgtctactgtgatgcctcgggcacaggacttggctgtgttctgatgcaagagaaccgggtgattgcttatgcatctcgaTCGCTCAAGCATCAcgaagaaaactatcccactcatgatcttgaattagcagct agtctcaaatatcttttcactcaagctgatttgaacatgcgtcaaagaagatggcttgagttgattaaagattacgagctcgaagtgcattatcatccaggcaaggcaaatgtggttgccgatgcgctaagtcgc gaatggaaatgggaagatataagtatggatttcatcgtcggcttacctcgaactcaaaagggttatgactctatttgggttgtggtcGACAGGCTAACTAAATCGGCACATTTTCTCCCAGTTAAGACGACGTACTTGACcaagcaatatgcggaattgtacatggatcgcatactatgtttacatggtgtgccaaagactatcatttccgatcgaggaactcagttcgttgctcgttttttggagcaattacatgcttgcttgggaacgcatcttattcgcagctctgcatatcaccctcaaacagacggccagaccgagaggataaatcaaattttggaggatatgctccgtgcttgtgtcttgacctatccacagaaatgggatcaatgtttgccattagctgaattctcctataacaatagttatcaagagagcatcaaaatggcaccatttgaagcattatacggtcgtcgatgccgtacacctctcaattggtttgaaaccggagaaagaacaatctttgggcccgacatggttcaagaggccgaagaacaagtccgtcttatccaagccaacttaaagattgcacagtctcgacagaagagctatgcggataaaagaagggatccactcgtctttaaagtcggtgaccacgtctatctgaaagtctcaccttggaaaggcgtgcaaaggttcggaataaaaggaaagctagctccccgctacatcggtccatacccaattgtggaacgatgcggtccGGTGGCTTATCGGTTGAATCTTCCAGTGAATCTTTCTGTAGTTCATAACATTTTCCATGTGTCACAACTCAGAttgtgccttagagttccgacggaagctgttgaaagtgactcgattcaattagagtctgatctcacctatcctgagcatcctatcaagattattgatcgcaaggatcgagttactcgtcgcacc